Proteins encoded in a region of the Bacteroidota bacterium genome:
- a CDS encoding NADH-quinone oxidoreductase subunit J has product MNLSLFYFLAFLAILSALMVVVAKNPVHSVLYLIITFFAIAGHYILMNAQFLAAVHIIVYAGAIMVLFLYVIMMLNLNSNVEPHKNRWLKFAATVSGGLLMVVLVGAFRQASTSVAVVQNSEVGLIKNLGLVLFREYALPFEISSILLLTAMVGTVMLGKKEIN; this is encoded by the coding sequence ATGAATCTTTCGTTATTTTATTTCCTGGCCTTCCTTGCAATACTCAGTGCATTGATGGTTGTTGTTGCTAAAAATCCGGTGCATAGTGTCTTGTATCTGATCATTACTTTCTTTGCTATTGCAGGACATTACATTCTGATGAATGCGCAGTTTCTCGCTGCTGTTCATATAATTGTATATGCAGGGGCAATTATGGTCTTGTTCTTATATGTTATCATGATGCTGAATCTGAATTCAAATGTTGAGCCACATAAAAATAGATGGCTGAAGTTTGCCGCAACTGTTTCAGGTGGATTATTAATGGTTGTATTGGTTGGAGCATTCCGTCAGGCATCTACATCGGTTGCAGTGGTTCAAAATTCAGAAGTAGGATTGATAAAAAATCTTGGATTGGTTTTGTTCCGTGAATATGCACTTCCGTTTGAGATCTCATCGATCTTATTATTGACAGCAATGGTGGGAACAGTAATGTTAGGTAAAAAAGAAATTAATTAA